One genomic segment of Alphaproteobacteria bacterium HT1-32 includes these proteins:
- a CDS encoding dihydrolipoyl dehydrogenase produces the protein MNDYDADVAILGAGTAGLAAYREAVKQTDRVALIDGGPLGTTCARVGCMPSKLLIAAADAAHEARHTGRFGVSAGPVTIDGVAVMNRVRGERDRFAGFVKEMVDDFPDRHLIRQNARFINDTTLELGDGTQLTARTVIVATGSRPAVPPPFEVAGDRLIINDDVFDWLDLPRSVAVFGAGVIGLELGQALSRLGVRVHLFGLGNSVGPLSDPDLVSYARKTFGDEFTTHFDADTKITREGDEIVVRWTDRNDASDTGVERFDYLLAATGRRPNLDRIGLENTSLALDDRGTPDIDHQSMQAKTKAGEASSIFVAGDSAVDLPLLHEAADEGRIAGENAARYPQVYRRLRRTGLGVVFSDPQIAIAGRGYKDLIQTKTDFACGEVSFEDQGRARVIGKNKGLLRVYGDRATGMLLGAEMIGPAAEHIGHLLAWSIESRLTVSEILQRPFYHPVLEEGLRTALRNLAAALELGPNPPLRCIDCGPGG, from the coding sequence ATGAACGATTATGATGCAGATGTTGCCATTCTGGGCGCAGGAACAGCAGGTCTGGCAGCTTATCGCGAGGCTGTGAAACAGACCGACAGGGTCGCCCTGATCGATGGCGGTCCGCTGGGTACGACCTGTGCCCGTGTGGGGTGTATGCCCTCCAAACTGCTCATTGCTGCTGCCGATGCGGCACATGAGGCACGTCACACCGGCCGGTTTGGCGTTTCGGCGGGGCCTGTTACCATAGATGGCGTTGCTGTGATGAACCGTGTCCGCGGCGAGCGGGACCGTTTCGCAGGTTTCGTCAAGGAGATGGTGGACGATTTCCCCGATCGTCATCTCATTCGCCAGAATGCGCGTTTTATCAATGACACCACGCTGGAGCTTGGGGATGGCACGCAACTGACGGCTCGTACGGTCATCGTTGCCACCGGGTCGCGTCCCGCCGTGCCACCGCCTTTCGAAGTGGCTGGCGACCGGCTAATCATCAACGATGATGTGTTTGACTGGCTGGACCTGCCGCGTTCTGTCGCCGTCTTTGGCGCGGGTGTGATCGGGCTGGAACTGGGCCAGGCGCTGTCCCGGCTGGGGGTTCGGGTGCATCTGTTCGGGTTGGGCAATTCCGTTGGGCCACTGAGCGATCCCGATCTGGTGAGTTATGCCAGAAAAACATTTGGCGACGAGTTTACGACGCATTTCGATGCCGACACCAAGATCACGCGGGAAGGAGACGAAATTGTTGTGCGCTGGACCGATCGCAACGATGCGTCGGATACCGGAGTAGAACGGTTCGACTATCTGCTCGCCGCGACAGGGCGCAGGCCGAACCTCGACCGCATCGGGCTTGAGAATACTTCGCTGGCGCTGGACGATCGCGGTACACCGGATATAGATCACCAGTCCATGCAGGCGAAAACCAAAGCCGGTGAGGCGTCCTCGATCTTCGTGGCCGGTGATTCCGCTGTCGATCTGCCTTTGCTGCATGAGGCTGCCGACGAGGGCCGCATTGCCGGTGAAAACGCTGCGCGCTATCCGCAGGTCTACCGCCGCCTGCGTCGTACTGGGCTGGGTGTCGTGTTCTCTGACCCGCAGATTGCCATTGCGGGACGCGGATACAAGGATCTGATACAGACAAAGACTGACTTTGCCTGTGGCGAGGTGTCGTTCGAGGATCAGGGCCGTGCGCGTGTGATCGGCAAAAACAAGGGTCTGTTGCGCGTTTACGGCGACCGGGCGACAGGTATGTTGCTGGGGGCGGAAATGATCGGCCCTGCAGCTGAACATATCGGGCATCTGCTGGCCTGGAGCATAGAAAGCAGGCTGACTGTATCCGAGATACTGCAACGTCCGTTCTATCACCCGGTGCTTGAAGAAGGGTTGCGCACTGCCTTGCGCAATCTGGCTGCGGCGCTCGAACTTGGCCCGAACCCGCCGCTGCGCTGCATTGACTGCGGACCGGGGGGCTGA
- a CDS encoding succinate-semialdehyde dehydrogenase, which translates to MNDISNPSPKATVYDSAYINGNWVKAASGATYPVSNPASGEMLARVPDMNAEDTREAIRAAHAAQPGWRSMTAKERSAILKRWHRLVVDHVDHLAEIMTAEQGKPLAEAKGEVMFGASYIEWYAEEAKRVYGDIIPEYAPDRRILVQKQPIGVVFAVTPWNFPSAMIPRKCAPALAAGCTVVLKPAEATPLSGLALVKLAEEAGFPAGVFNVITTNTPSLVGDEATANPLVSKVSFTGSTAVGKLLMKRCADTVKKVTLELGGHAPFIVFNDADIDAAVDGAIASKFRTAGQTCVCANRFLVEDGVYEVFVEKFTAAARKLNVGNGFQPGVDLGPLINEKAIEKVQRHVDDAVTKGARLLCGGERQTSSGTFYPPTVLSNVTDDMIVTQEETFGPVAPVMKFSGEADAIRIANDTRYGLAAYVYSRDIGRVWRVADALEAGSVGVNTGVMSTEVAPAGGMKESGIGREGSMYGIDDFLELKYICMAGLEK; encoded by the coding sequence ATGAATGACATCTCAAATCCATCCCCCAAAGCCACGGTATATGATTCGGCTTACATCAATGGCAACTGGGTGAAGGCCGCAAGCGGTGCGACATATCCGGTCAGCAATCCGGCCTCCGGCGAAATGCTGGCCAGGGTGCCGGACATGAATGCAGAGGATACCCGTGAGGCGATCAGGGCAGCACATGCTGCACAGCCGGGATGGCGCTCGATGACGGCTAAAGAGCGATCCGCCATTCTGAAGCGGTGGCACAGGCTTGTGGTCGATCATGTTGATCATCTGGCCGAGATCATGACAGCCGAGCAGGGAAAACCCCTCGCCGAGGCGAAGGGTGAGGTCATGTTTGGTGCAAGCTACATCGAATGGTATGCGGAAGAAGCCAAACGTGTTTATGGCGACATCATACCGGAATATGCGCCCGACAGGCGTATTCTTGTTCAGAAACAGCCGATCGGCGTTGTTTTCGCGGTGACACCCTGGAACTTCCCGTCAGCGATGATCCCACGCAAATGTGCGCCTGCGCTTGCCGCCGGCTGTACGGTGGTTCTCAAGCCTGCGGAGGCAACGCCCTTATCCGGACTGGCTCTGGTTAAGCTGGCAGAGGAAGCCGGGTTTCCTGCTGGTGTCTTCAACGTTATCACCACAAACACTCCTTCGCTCGTTGGTGATGAAGCGACGGCAAATCCACTGGTTTCAAAAGTATCTTTCACGGGATCGACGGCGGTCGGCAAACTGCTGATGAAACGTTGCGCCGATACGGTGAAAAAGGTGACGCTGGAACTGGGAGGGCATGCGCCCTTCATCGTTTTCAACGACGCCGATATCGATGCCGCTGTTGACGGTGCCATTGCCTCAAAATTCCGCACGGCCGGACAAACCTGTGTTTGTGCCAATCGCTTTCTTGTTGAAGATGGCGTGTACGAGGTTTTTGTTGAGAAATTCACTGCGGCGGCCAGAAAGCTTAACGTTGGTAACGGTTTTCAGCCAGGCGTTGACCTGGGGCCGCTCATCAATGAGAAGGCTATTGAAAAGGTTCAGCGGCATGTCGACGATGCGGTTACCAAGGGGGCCCGGTTGCTCTGTGGCGGAGAGCGACAGACGTCGTCCGGAACCTTTTATCCTCCGACCGTATTGTCAAATGTCACTGATGACATGATCGTGACGCAGGAAGAGACATTTGGGCCGGTTGCTCCAGTCATGAAGTTTTCCGGCGAAGCTGATGCAATCCGCATTGCAAACGACACACGCTATGGTCTGGCTGCTTATGTTTATTCCAGAGACATTGGCCGGGTATGGCGTGTCGCAGATGCGCTGGAAGCGGGTTCGGTTGGCGTCAATACCGGGGTAATGTCGACAGAAGTCGCCCCGGCTGGCGGCATGAAGGAGTCGGGCATCGGACGTGAAGGCTCCATGTATGGGATCGATGACTTTCTGGAACTGAAGTATATCTGTATGGCTGGATTGGAAAAATGA
- a CDS encoding TRAP transporter large permease subunit, translated as MDPLLASFIVLCLLVFYLGLGVWIFSGLMLLSVSALIIVLDFPIDRIGAIAKGIVWRSSSAWELAAIPMFILMGELIFRTDISERLFKGLAPLVEGIPGRLLHTNVLGCTVFAAVSGSSTATTATVGKMTCKALAERNYDRNLTVGSLAGAGSLGLLIPPSILMIIYGVLAEVSISKLFIAGIVPGLTIAGLYSLYIAVLCLWNKDKAPPEQPEQGEWRKLRAIGYLFPVVILIVTVLGGIYSGLVTPSEAAAIGVTATVIMTIILGQFSFRMFGTAIMSAVKSSCMICLILSAAALLSSTMGFMHVPVEIAKAISALDLGPYLLIFLLGIFYVVLGLFLDGISITVMTLPITLPLIQQAGFDPIWFGVFLVIMVEMGLITPPLGFNLFVLQGITGESLNTVARAAAPFFLLMALAAVGLTIFPQMALWLPQVLGG; from the coding sequence ATGGACCCTCTCCTCGCCTCCTTCATCGTTTTGTGTCTGCTCGTTTTCTATCTCGGGCTGGGTGTCTGGATTTTCTCCGGGCTGATGCTTCTCAGTGTCTCGGCTCTGATCATCGTGCTGGATTTCCCGATCGACCGTATCGGGGCTATCGCCAAGGGGATTGTCTGGCGAAGCTCAAGCGCGTGGGAGCTTGCTGCGATACCGATGTTCATCCTGATGGGGGAATTGATTTTCCGGACGGATATTTCGGAACGCCTGTTCAAGGGACTCGCTCCGCTTGTTGAGGGCATACCCGGCAGGTTGCTGCATACAAATGTTCTCGGCTGCACAGTGTTTGCTGCGGTCAGCGGGTCCAGCACGGCGACCACTGCGACAGTGGGAAAGATGACCTGCAAGGCACTTGCTGAACGAAACTATGACCGCAACCTGACTGTCGGCTCGCTGGCCGGAGCCGGCAGCCTCGGGCTGTTGATCCCCCCTTCGATCCTGATGATCATTTATGGCGTGCTCGCTGAGGTTTCGATTTCGAAACTGTTCATTGCCGGTATCGTGCCCGGGCTTACAATTGCCGGATTATATTCCCTCTATATAGCTGTGCTGTGCCTGTGGAATAAGGACAAGGCACCGCCGGAACAGCCAGAGCAGGGTGAATGGCGGAAACTCCGGGCAATTGGTTATCTGTTTCCGGTCGTCATTCTCATCGTGACCGTTCTTGGCGGGATATATTCCGGGCTGGTGACGCCCTCTGAAGCTGCGGCGATAGGCGTCACGGCAACCGTGATAATGACGATCATTCTCGGTCAGTTTTCATTCCGGATGTTTGGCACGGCGATCATGAGTGCTGTGAAATCTTCCTGCATGATCTGCCTGATCCTGTCCGCAGCGGCTCTGCTATCATCGACGATGGGGTTCATGCATGTACCGGTCGAGATAGCCAAAGCGATTTCGGCTCTTGATCTGGGGCCCTATCTGCTGATCTTTCTTCTGGGGATCTTTTACGTTGTGCTGGGCCTGTTTCTGGATGGCATCTCGATAACCGTCATGACCCTGCCCATTACGCTTCCGCTTATTCAGCAGGCGGGCTTTGACCCGATCTGGTTTGGTGTGTTTCTGGTCATCATGGTCGAAATGGGTCTCATCACACCGCCACTCGGCTTTAACCTGTTTGTTCTGCAAGGCATTACAGGTGAGTCGCTCAACACAGTGGCGCGTGCTGCTGCCCCGTTCTTTCTGTTGATGGCGCTGGCTGCCGTCGGCCTCACCATTTTCCCGCAAATGGCGCTATGGTTACCACAAGTGCTCGGCGGGTAG
- a CDS encoding response regulator, with product MRLRSKFYSSYTIVAIIMMAVSTALYMTTRDLEESRDIHASGTEIQSRLAVMKQLAYEYSPFNAARSNQQWGGIVDRLTVQAQFLNDRSPVNRSGVKELIARLEGAGDVFEQLQHLYRNDRLSEQRRKIVLGKLISILNSATARADEIVVDARSREEAAADRAVYIILCILAVILLSGAGIFRSMVVQILPSVDRIMKIAARIGSGDLKSEVKPHKDDEFGDIEKSLEAMRSSLERYHQQLDDSRKEAEAANDAKSQFLANMSHELRTPLNAVIGFSDILAIQDPKIYNPGKIRDYASNISQAGRHLLELINDLLDFAKMEAGKLELSQEPFSISDEIANVSSAFAVLLQENMAELEVVEDGSDPFVNGDPVRFRQVLYNLVSNAAKFGAGGKIRIETSSVQLENKRVQLKVTVQDFGIGIPEDRQNAIFNPFSQSDSSITRRFGGTGLGLPISRTLALLMGGDVTVESQPGVGSVFTATFVFDDISSERAGILAAGSTSSGLPVELGLSVLAVDDVSSNRDVIKSMLTELGCRPITFEKASDAIEWIRENDVDAILMDIHMPDVDGITAALAIQNLGSEKSSIPIFAWTADITSREILKEAGIDWAGTLIKPVTRDALLLALRRVGHPGRQPE from the coding sequence ATGCGACTTCGTTCAAAGTTCTACAGTTCATATACTATCGTCGCGATCATCATGATGGCGGTCAGCACGGCGTTGTACATGACCACGAGAGATCTTGAAGAGTCCCGAGATATTCACGCTTCAGGCACAGAGATCCAGTCTCGTCTGGCTGTCATGAAGCAGCTGGCCTATGAGTATTCTCCCTTCAACGCGGCCCGGAGCAATCAGCAATGGGGAGGCATCGTTGACCGGTTGACAGTTCAGGCTCAATTCCTGAACGACCGCTCTCCTGTGAACAGGTCAGGGGTTAAAGAGCTTATAGCACGGCTTGAAGGCGCAGGAGATGTGTTTGAACAGTTGCAGCATCTTTACCGGAACGACAGACTTTCCGAACAGCGCAGAAAGATCGTCCTTGGAAAGCTGATTTCCATTCTGAATTCGGCAACAGCCCGTGCAGATGAGATTGTTGTGGACGCACGTTCGCGGGAAGAGGCTGCGGCTGACAGGGCCGTCTATATCATCCTCTGCATATTGGCGGTGATCCTTCTTTCCGGGGCCGGGATATTCAGGTCTATGGTTGTCCAGATTCTGCCGTCAGTTGACCGGATAATGAAGATCGCCGCGCGAATTGGCTCGGGAGATCTGAAGTCCGAGGTCAAGCCTCACAAGGACGACGAGTTTGGTGATATCGAGAAATCACTGGAAGCGATGCGCAGCAGTCTGGAGCGGTATCATCAGCAACTTGATGATTCCAGAAAGGAGGCAGAGGCCGCCAATGATGCAAAATCGCAGTTCCTGGCAAATATGAGTCATGAACTGCGAACCCCCCTCAATGCAGTTATCGGCTTTTCTGATATCCTGGCGATACAGGACCCGAAAATTTACAATCCCGGGAAAATCCGCGATTACGCCAGCAACATTTCTCAGGCAGGAAGGCATTTGCTGGAGTTGATCAACGACCTCCTTGATTTTGCAAAGATGGAGGCTGGGAAACTTGAACTTTCACAAGAGCCGTTCTCTATTTCCGATGAAATAGCAAATGTCAGCTCGGCGTTCGCGGTTCTTCTGCAGGAAAACATGGCCGAGCTGGAGGTTGTCGAAGACGGCTCAGACCCATTTGTGAATGGCGATCCCGTGCGCTTCCGTCAGGTTCTGTACAATCTCGTTTCAAATGCCGCCAAATTCGGCGCCGGCGGCAAAATCAGGATCGAAACGTCATCTGTTCAGCTTGAGAATAAGCGTGTTCAACTGAAGGTCACTGTGCAGGATTTCGGGATTGGTATTCCCGAAGACCGGCAAAATGCCATCTTTAATCCGTTCTCGCAGTCCGACAGTTCCATCACGCGACGGTTTGGCGGCACGGGCCTCGGGTTGCCAATTTCACGGACGCTGGCATTGCTGATGGGCGGTGATGTTACGGTAGAGAGCCAGCCCGGGGTTGGTTCCGTGTTCACGGCAACTTTTGTCTTTGATGACATCTCAAGTGAACGGGCTGGTATTCTGGCTGCCGGGAGCACGTCCAGCGGCCTTCCGGTCGAGCTTGGTCTGTCCGTCCTGGCGGTCGACGATGTGTCTTCCAATCGTGATGTGATCAAGAGCATGCTGACCGAGTTGGGATGCAGGCCCATTACCTTTGAAAAGGCATCGGATGCAATTGAATGGATCCGGGAAAACGATGTCGATGCCATACTGATGGATATCCATATGCCGGACGTAGATGGTATTACGGCTGCGTTAGCGATACAGAATCTGGGCTCTGAGAAAAGCAGCATTCCGATTTTTGCCTGGACAGCTGACATCACCAGCCGGGAGATACTTAAAGAAGCCGGCATCGATTGGGCAGGTACGCTTATAAAACCGGTAACCAGAGATGCGTTGTTGCTTGCCTTGCGCCGCGTCGGACATCCGGGACGTCAGCCTGAATAG
- a CDS encoding TRAP transporter small permease subunit, with product MTLRPFRNLAIRLDRAATVLATAGGVIAACALVLMTAHVVIEVVLRGAFSTSTFALDEYVGYGTAAMTFLGAGYALQEGALIRVNILLGRLDPNSRSRRVLEVFAVVMTIAVMALLNWYFLVSVLRNFSRGTVSETVAATPLWIPEAAVTAGITILLLRLSAYLLVVATGGPVIEDGEGDEAGDDVNRGALSMGNQN from the coding sequence ATGACCCTTCGTCCCTTCCGGAATCTGGCGATCAGGCTCGACAGGGCTGCGACTGTATTGGCAACTGCCGGTGGCGTCATCGCGGCTTGTGCACTGGTTCTGATGACGGCGCATGTGGTCATAGAAGTGGTTTTGCGCGGTGCTTTTTCGACATCGACATTCGCCCTCGACGAGTATGTGGGATACGGAACGGCTGCCATGACATTCCTGGGGGCGGGGTATGCGTTACAGGAAGGAGCCTTGATCCGCGTCAATATTCTCCTCGGCAGGCTTGATCCGAATAGCCGCAGCCGTCGGGTTCTGGAGGTATTCGCCGTGGTCATGACCATTGCGGTGATGGCACTGTTGAACTGGTATTTTCTGGTCAGCGTTCTGAGAAATTTCAGTCGCGGGACAGTGAGCGAGACAGTCGCTGCAACCCCGCTCTGGATTCCGGAGGCTGCGGTAACCGCGGGTATCACCATCCTCCTTCTCCGACTGAGCGCCTATCTGCTGGTGGTTGCTACCGGCGGGCCTGTTATCGAAGACGGGGAGGGGGATGAGGCTGGTGACGACGTTAATCGCGGGGCGCTTTCGATGGGGAATCAGAACTGA
- a CDS encoding C4-dicarboxylate ABC transporter substrate-binding protein, translating to MTHVKSNMLMACLLTFGASIASTASAEVKLDLANEYSATSLVGQADTFFVEAVKRHSNGEIVVTPHFGGALGFKSKDHFDAVGDGAVPIAGTYTGVFSGIDPVFALSAMPFQAPSLDDAVAMFEVAKPYYEKVFAKHNQKLLYASPYTPTGIWASKAIKNDADLKNLKIRTYDAAGLGTLKAIGAAPIQLSWADVVPQLSTGGIDAVLTSDESGINGKFWEHLTHFNAVPYSVAINMTHMNLDTYNGLTDEQRAALDKAVAETQAENWRRVAARIERNAKVLKDNKVVVVAAPEALISKLQTAAEAVLNDWVEVMGDDGKAIMKAYRERSSN from the coding sequence ATGACGCACGTTAAATCGAATATGCTTATGGCTTGTTTGCTCACATTCGGAGCTTCGATTGCCAGTACCGCATCCGCCGAGGTCAAGCTTGACCTTGCGAACGAATACAGCGCGACATCACTTGTGGGGCAGGCGGATACATTTTTCGTCGAGGCCGTGAAACGGCATTCGAATGGCGAGATCGTCGTGACGCCGCATTTTGGCGGCGCGCTTGGGTTCAAATCGAAAGATCATTTCGATGCTGTCGGTGATGGCGCGGTGCCGATTGCCGGAACCTATACAGGTGTTTTCAGTGGCATTGATCCGGTATTCGCACTGTCAGCCATGCCGTTTCAGGCCCCTAGCCTTGACGATGCTGTTGCAATGTTTGAAGTCGCTAAACCCTATTATGAGAAGGTGTTCGCGAAGCATAATCAGAAGCTTCTTTATGCCTCGCCCTATACGCCAACAGGTATCTGGGCATCGAAAGCAATCAAGAATGATGCGGACCTGAAAAATCTCAAGATCCGGACCTACGATGCGGCGGGTCTGGGAACACTGAAGGCTATCGGCGCCGCTCCGATCCAGCTCAGCTGGGCAGATGTTGTCCCTCAGCTCAGCACAGGCGGAATTGATGCGGTACTGACGTCAGACGAAAGCGGAATCAACGGCAAGTTCTGGGAACATCTGACCCATTTCAATGCTGTTCCCTACAGCGTTGCCATCAACATGACGCATATGAATCTCGACACCTACAATGGCCTGACAGATGAACAGCGTGCAGCGCTCGACAAGGCTGTGGCGGAAACCCAGGCTGAAAACTGGCGTCGTGTTGCGGCGCGGATCGAGCGCAACGCAAAGGTGCTAAAGGACAACAAGGTTGTTGTTGTTGCGGCCCCTGAAGCGTTGATCTCAAAACTCCAGACTGCCGCAGAAGCAGTGCTGAATGATTGGGTCGAGGTGATGGGTGACGACGGCAAGGCGATCATGAAAGCGTATCGCGAACGGTCCTCGAACTAA
- a CDS encoding DUF417 family protein: protein MTYATDTSASATNIHDLGDIVTNVGTHAIRFTSAVVLGWIGAMKFTAYEAGAIEGLVASSPLTSWLYSVFSVQGASNLIGSAEIAIALLLVIGVKFPRVSLLGSLGASATFFVTASFLFTAPVTEPSLGGFPALSVVPGQFLLKDIVLLAAVVFLSGDALRRIARNS from the coding sequence ATGACATATGCTACAGACACATCAGCTTCCGCCACGAATATCCACGACCTGGGTGACATCGTCACAAATGTTGGTACCCACGCAATCCGTTTCACCAGTGCGGTCGTTCTAGGCTGGATTGGCGCGATGAAATTCACTGCCTATGAAGCAGGCGCGATTGAAGGGCTGGTTGCGTCCAGTCCCCTGACGAGCTGGCTCTACAGCGTATTCAGTGTGCAGGGTGCGTCGAACCTGATCGGATCGGCGGAGATCGCGATTGCGCTGTTGCTTGTAATTGGTGTGAAATTCCCCAGGGTGTCGCTCCTGGGGTCACTGGGGGCCTCGGCAACCTTCTTTGTTACGGCAAGTTTCCTGTTCACCGCTCCTGTCACCGAACCGAGCCTCGGCGGCTTCCCCGCCCTGTCCGTTGTGCCGGGTCAGTTCCTGCTGAAAGACATCGTGCTTCTGGCGGCGGTGGTCTTCCTGTCGGGCGATGCCCTGCGACGCATCGCACGCAACAGCTGA
- a CDS encoding YeeE/YedE family protein, with translation MLLTVFLLMLAFLVGYAIRRGSICAVVATRALIVDRRTARFRAFGVAAAGAGVVIIPLHWLFPDSATLSAGYPVTLQVLLAGAVFGIGARINDACALGTLAHLTGGNLVYGATIIGMVMGATAVGLFGSASDVTTLFASPLEIPSAGAMTFVAALVITLTITLYCRGLRSLRNPSSLRMGPYQAMLIVGICGGLLYTLAGNWTYMSVLSHRAARLVDPNLDTENWSVLLCAATVVFGGLTAAWRYRDFDLRHPHFKGALRCFSGGTMMGASAAIIPGGNGMLLIHGLPSLAPHAIAAYFAMTAVLCLSFVIRRL, from the coding sequence ATGCTGCTGACCGTATTTCTTCTGATGCTGGCGTTTCTTGTCGGTTATGCGATCCGGCGTGGCAGCATTTGCGCCGTAGTGGCAACGCGGGCATTGATCGTCGACCGCCGCACCGCCCGCTTTCGGGCCTTCGGTGTTGCGGCGGCGGGAGCGGGGGTCGTCATCATTCCGCTGCACTGGCTGTTTCCAGACAGTGCGACCCTGTCCGCCGGCTATCCCGTCACGCTCCAGGTTCTTCTGGCCGGGGCCGTCTTTGGTATCGGTGCGCGGATCAACGACGCCTGCGCGCTCGGCACGCTGGCGCACCTGACCGGCGGGAACCTCGTGTACGGTGCGACAATCATCGGCATGGTGATGGGGGCAACTGCGGTAGGGTTGTTCGGGAGCGCGAGCGATGTCACCACGCTGTTTGCCTCACCGCTGGAGATACCCAGCGCCGGTGCCATGACTTTTGTTGCGGCTCTTGTCATTACCCTGACCATCACCCTTTACTGCCGCGGGCTGCGCAGTCTGCGTAATCCTTCGTCCCTGCGTATGGGACCATATCAGGCGATGCTCATCGTCGGTATTTGCGGCGGATTGCTTTATACACTGGCAGGCAACTGGACTTATATGAGCGTCCTGTCCCACCGTGCCGCCCGTCTTGTTGATCCTAATCTCGATACCGAAAACTGGTCGGTTCTATTATGTGCGGCAACGGTCGTCTTCGGCGGCTTGACGGCCGCATGGCGCTACCGTGACTTCGATCTGCGTCATCCGCACTTCAAGGGTGCCCTGCGATGTTTTTCGGGAGGAACAATGATGGGTGCGTCCGCTGCCATTATACCGGGAGGCAACGGCATGCTGCTCATTCATGGCCTTCCGTCACTGGCCCCCCACGCCATCGCTGCATACTTTGCGATGACAGCTGTTTTATGTCTGTCGTTTGTGATCCGGCGCCTGTAA
- a CDS encoding LysE family translocator, producing the protein MSLAILLPFLLTCLIIEITPGPNMAYLAVLSASEGRKAGFAATTGIATGLFVVGLAAALGIATLVSNSPLAYQILRWGGVVYLLWLAWDAWREDAQMSSGKTSNPVYPAKFFRRGLIVNILNPKAAVFYVAILPKFIAPAPSAITQAITLTIIYVMIATTIHSLLVLLAGTAQLFLEDRKRRMVARRILSLALIVIAVWFAATTGSD; encoded by the coding sequence ATGTCTCTGGCTATCCTTCTGCCGTTTCTTCTGACCTGCCTGATTATCGAGATCACACCAGGGCCGAACATGGCTTACCTGGCAGTTTTGAGCGCTTCGGAAGGCCGCAAGGCAGGGTTTGCTGCAACAACAGGTATCGCGACAGGGCTTTTCGTTGTCGGACTTGCCGCAGCGCTTGGTATCGCCACGCTGGTTTCGAACTCACCTCTCGCCTATCAGATTCTCAGATGGGGCGGTGTTGTCTATCTGCTCTGGCTGGCCTGGGATGCATGGCGGGAAGACGCTCAGATGTCCTCCGGCAAAACCAGTAATCCTGTTTATCCGGCAAAGTTCTTCAGACGCGGGCTAATCGTCAATATTCTGAATCCGAAGGCTGCTGTGTTCTACGTGGCCATCCTGCCCAAATTCATCGCCCCCGCGCCGTCAGCCATAACTCAGGCCATCACGTTGACCATCATCTATGTCATGATCGCAACGACAATACATAGTCTGCTCGTCCTGCTGGCCGGAACGGCGCAGCTATTCCTGGAAGACCGGAAACGCCGCATGGTCGCCCGGCGTATTCTCTCACTCGCACTGATAGTCATTGCCGTCTGGTTTGCCGCGACGACAGGAAGTGACTGA
- a CDS encoding TetR family transcriptional regulator has protein sequence MQQAGRPRKFDPDKTMSQIMQLFWEHGYEATGLSDIIATTGLGKASLYAAFGNKQSMYLKALAHYENRMVEAAVSSLRSPDMAPLERIDAFLSEPIKAVRDHTDRRGCFLCNASADRASLDDDTAALVRQAYDKMYRAIADSLSEAFPDMPIVTVTTRSQLVLTVYSGLRVMARSGMTADTLSLARNAVMDTLGAPVR, from the coding sequence ATGCAGCAAGCAGGACGTCCGAGAAAATTCGATCCGGACAAAACAATGTCGCAGATCATGCAACTGTTCTGGGAACACGGCTACGAAGCAACGGGCCTGAGTGACATCATCGCAACTACCGGGCTGGGCAAAGCAAGCCTGTATGCCGCATTCGGTAACAAGCAATCGATGTATCTCAAAGCTCTTGCACATTATGAGAACCGAATGGTTGAGGCGGCGGTGTCGAGCCTGCGGTCCCCGGACATGGCTCCACTGGAACGGATCGATGCCTTCCTCTCCGAACCGATCAAGGCTGTACGCGATCACACGGACAGGCGCGGTTGCTTCCTGTGCAACGCCTCTGCAGACCGTGCATCGCTGGACGACGATACGGCCGCACTAGTGCGCCAAGCCTACGACAAGATGTACCGTGCCATCGCTGATTCCTTGTCCGAAGCCTTTCCCGATATGCCAATTGTGACGGTTACCACCCGGTCTCAACTTGTCCTGACGGTCTATTCCGGCCTCCGTGTGATGGCACGATCGGGTATGACCGCTGACACGCTCTCACTCGCCAGAAACGCCGTCATGGACACACTCGGAGCCCCAGTCAGGTAA